The Cherax quadricarinatus isolate ZL_2023a chromosome 18, ASM3850222v1, whole genome shotgun sequence nucleotide sequence atatgaagcgaacacttatgcactgttgtcttggttttagattgctactgaccagaactcctaaatccttttcgcaaaccGTAATATCAAgagctacattatttagtttatacgtggcatagttattttcctgtccaacatttagaacttagcatttgtctatattaacctgcctctgccacttctccgaccactgcatcagtctattcaaatcatcctggagtgttctaatggTTCCAGTGGTCACAACCAGCCCTTCATTGTATCACCTTGAATCCAATGTCTGCAAATTCCCAGAATTTCTGCTACATGGAGGAGCTTATGTGTGGCTGTCTGGTTAGAAGGGACGGGGGGGGGGCTAGGACACTCGTCCTCAAgcttccttgttattattgttattgttggtattattgttattactgttgttgttattattattattattattattattattattattattattattattattattattattattattattattattattattattattattattattgtgggctAAGTAACACTGAGGGTCTAATGTCTCCCTAGCTCCCCCTCCTCGGCGCCGCTCCTGGCATGTCTAATTGTCTCCTAAATCTCTATAATGCTGTTGCACTTACTATGTCGGTGGAGAGATCgttccagtgttccagtgtgcAAGGAAACTTCACTGGCATTAGTGTTGTACCTCTTGTTTCGGAAATTCATTCTAGTTCTTCTCATTATTGAATTACTTTGTTCTTTAATCCTTCGTGTTGATATAAAGGTCTGGATGACAACTCTCAGTCTGTGGTTCTTGAGGGTAAATAATACTGCTGAGATTTTTTTTAGGCTTTCTTCGtaggttttttttttcactgaatTTACACGCTGCGATGCATCTCTGCCATTTTCCTGCTTAATATATTGAGATCTCGTAGTCCCCGTTTACGAAGAAAAACAAATCAAATACTTTGAGTGTTTCTTTACAGGATTTTTATCTTAATAAAGACACAAGTTTTTTTTGTCCCTTTTACGAACTCTTTCCAGTTTATCTTCGTCTTTTATATAATTATGGAAACATAAATGGTCAGCATATTCAAGGTGATATTTAGCAAGTGTGACATAAAGTGCCTGTATCATTTACGGTGATTTGCACTAAAAATTTCTTGCACAGAGAAATCTTTCATCAACAAGTCTTGACCAGTGTGGAGGCCCTTATTGGTCCTGCCTTAAAATTCGTACATTCGTACAGTCatccaagaattttttttttttttttttttttttttttttttagatttcgcGTCGTTTGTGACTTTTGCGATCTTAGAGGTTAGTCCTTTTAGCAGATTTTTTTTATGTAAGTTGTGTTGTAGCCTTGAGCGGAGAATTAGATCCTGAAGCTCTTCACTCTGTGCGCCCGACCACTCACTCTTGTGTTTAATAACATGGTACAGGTGACATGGTCTTCCATGTCGCATGTCACCTAGCTAGCATGGTCTTCCATGTTGCATGTCACATAGCTGGCATGGTCTTCCATGTTGCCTGTCACCTAGCTAGCATGGTCTTCCATGTTGCCTGTCACCTAGCTAGCATGGTCTTCCATGTTGCCTGTCACCTAGCTAGCATGGTCTTCCGTGGCAACCGTCACGTTCCAATATGATCTCAACCAGTTCTTGTGTCATCCAAGCTGGTTAGGTTGTCAGTGTTTCATTTCATCTTTCTTGATATGTTATCCTTTCCGACATTCAGTATTCTTACTTAATTTATCCCACATTAAATTTAAGTTCGTTCTACCTAGCCACTCTTCCTCCAGGATGGACtggggagagtgagggatggTAGTAGCAGCCAGTTACTATTCATAAACAATGTCTACAGTGACTAACAGGCTGACAAAATACTCTTTACCATATTTTGACAATTATGTATTTACGCATGCATCAACACGGTGCAAAATATTTGTCAAAACCAGCTTGACTTACAGGAAGATAATTGTTCACAAGTTTTCAAtgtgaaatattaaaagcaggagtACGGTTAAGGCAGCTCCGAAGACTCGTACTGCAGGACTAGGCGTGGAAGTAGCCTCAGGCTTGACCAAAACATCCCTGTCCACCACCGCTGCGGACTAGGGGCAAGTAGTCTCCGATTTAACCAGAAGATCCCTCTCCACTTCTGCGGACTAGGGGTAGTAACCTCCGGCTTGACCAGATCCCTTTCCACCTCCGCCGCCAAACTGGGCCTGGCCTTCGTAGGTGACGACGGGGTGGTAGCCGGAGCCGTCAGCGGTGTACTCCACATTCTGGAGACGAGTGTCTGGCAGCCTCACGTAGTAACTGAAGGAGGAATACCAAACCCGAGGTTTAGCGTGTGAGGAACTACTTATAACAGCAGAGtgcatataaatgtatatatctgtatatatatttatgatgTTTTTTTCACATCGGCAACCCAGCTTCGTACAACGTTGCAAACAAAGAACAACAAACACTTCAAAAGAAATGCGTTGATTGCTGTAAAGCTGTTAGTGATGGTTTCACCTCACCTGCCCTGGACGACCCCGTTGCTTGCTTGCTCCCCGTGGCCGTAGTCATTGCCTGAAGTAGAATCGCTGACTTCCCACTGGAAATTGTAGTTGGCGGGGGCAGAGGCATACTGGTCCCCGGATCCTCCAGACCCACCAATACCTGGGACGCCGTAGCCCTGAGGGGCCGCCCTGGCCGCCGCCATCACCGCCACAGAGAGTACCAGAGCCACTGTCTGAAGAGAGAGGAATGACAGTAAGCAACTGTGATAAAGGATGGGAAAGGTGACTATAGTGAAGGTTTATGTAGTGAAAAATAGCAATCCTATTTTTTCCTCGATCTACAGAGTGCCATACTTGATGCCCAAGGCACTAGGTATTACTTGAGACACAGGAACTAAGACCGAGTCATAAGTAATGAACCTGAGTGCTGACCCGAGGCATAAGGAATGAACCCGAGCCACCAGGTACAGACCCAAAGCACTAGGTATGAGCCCAAGGCACGAAATATGGGCTCATGACACCAGATGTGGAGCCAGTAATCTTTATATGAATCCCCCCACAACAGGTAAATACCTTCAGTACCATGTATAGTACCTGGGCAACTAGAAAGGACCTTGGACACCAAATAATGACGTAAAAATAGAGAATATGCCAGGGTAGTGAATAGCCATATGTTTATGTGTCATTTAAAAGGCTAGTGTGCCATCCATTGGCCAGGTACCTTCATGGCTGCCTCTGATGTCtgcaagtgaaggtgtagtggtgGCCAGATGTCATTGAGCCTCTATTTATACTTCTAAAAGAAACTGTCATGTCACCACGTAAGAAGAGTCTTTACATGACGTCAACATAACATTTCACGACTCTCACCGTCGTTTCGGGAGGAGCAAGAACACACACCCGGTATGAGTAGTaacattggtagaattacccacagaatgataaaaaaaaaggacacagatgcaactaatgtgataatttattgtggcaacggcttagcaaagctcctggagagtgaaacgttagCACAGTGAAATGTCAGATTAGTTTCACCTGTGTCCTTTTTCCTAACAGTATAAGTAGTGCAGTAAACACAGACAGGACTTACCATCTAAGACAATTTGTATATCTATCACGAAATATTTTAACCATTTACACATTACAAGTGCTCCAGACATAATACATGGATGCTGTATATCATACACTTATACTGTGCATAATACTTTATCATAGGGAATAGTAGAGAACACTGCACGGAAAAATACCCTCACAATTTTGATTTAACTATTAGGAATAATTCCTCAGCTTCAGAAGCactctagatttttttttttaaatccagtTCACCGAAGACTGAAACACGAAGCATTTCCAGTTCATTTCCTCACCAGCGTGTAGATCC carries:
- the LOC138852907 gene encoding pro-resilin-like, whose amino-acid sequence is MEREGSGQLWTHGETVALVLSVAVMAAARAAPQGYGVPGIGGSGGSGDQYASAPANYNFQWEVSDSTSGNDYGHGEQASNGVVQGSYYVRLPDTRLQNVEYTADGSGYHPVVTYEGQAQFGGGGGKGSGQAGGYYP